The sequence caaccgttcgaacacattgaaaaaagtttaaccgatctctaacaaaattattttcgaatctaaaggtgatttgtaatcaaatcataaatttgtgttttgcataaatcatttagaaagcatagcagtatagtaaaatgctgtttttttctggggagcctttgaatatatgcgaggttcaaagtttttacgcatcaattttgcatctattaagtactttatggaaaatacgccatgggtaaacatgctttattttatattaaatgcatgattttaccaatgaaataaatatgtaggatatcgaaaacatgacaaaattgcaagaaaaatgcaacatatttttcgcagatactactgatcggattgctatttcaaatgcttttttaactttgcacgaagtttaatttgaaaatttcatttaccgacttgaataaaattggtcctgagtacgatatttatttattatgtagcattcgtcacttccttgatgcttggaatcttccctaaaaaactacctgcgctaccgatccttcttttgcacaggaatcgggtacgtacacgttcgagtgaaaacaagaattgcttgttcgcattcgttcgaaagcatgtgttcgtcgtatggtcgatacggacgtaagcaaacatgatgatacaaaatcagtgaaaaaaacaagtcaaataacaaatgatatcaaagatttttatttacaactcaaatctgtaccagaactgatagtttaaagttggatgggcgttgtttttatgcatatacgatgtttaaaagtgtgattgattcgaacgtaaacgggaatacgaatttgctatactttcgaacgtatcgcatacggccgtaaacaagaatgagggtgtacaccaataacaaatttcgatatatatatatatatatatatatatatatatatatatatatatatatatatatatatatatatatatatatatatatatatatatatatatatatgacaattttttcaattatattataCACTTGCTTTAGTTATGAgtgaccagagtgacgacaactGTTCGACTGGAATTACAGCTTTGTTCCAACCGAAAGAACGACATATTATTGACACCGTTGAAAACAAAAACGCTATAACCGAAAATCGCTTCTATGAACTTCATTGATTACTTTGATAAATATTGtatgtttggaaaaaaaatctgtttcattCGATCAGCGTAAAAAtcgaattcatttttatttgaacACACAGCTTCATTCTACAATCTGTCGAATTAGACTTTGAATAATGACACTAATAAACTTCAGACTGTTTTTTCCCAGTAAATccaaacatcggacgcatcgtgcaagaaagcttttgattgcgtttcaagCTTACAGAGTGTATcgctagaacaaaagagtgaagaaataccaaAGCAGAAAGAGAATGTCTGATATTCAGGGGatgggatatatcggggttggatttacaacaccgaacatagggccagagttttcctggccctaagaggcgaatgaccttaaggttaaagcctctatgatcgaaacaaaagaatatatttcacaccctatcggggagacgtTGGCTccaaaatgccttgtttgatgttcCCTCGCTCTGTTGctatagcgatacataatgtgaacataaagctttttcaagtcgacgcggttgatgcaaatggtgcagaattgtccgatgacgggccgatcgaagcgctacgatcggccccatatcgtgctcaatcggtccgataatcggaccgatgatcggacttatgcgggtctacaaatttcactgggttcGTGTGGCTAAAGTCGACGAAACTTGACATCCCTACTTAATCAAGCTTCGTCGACTTCAGCCACACAAAAAGTGTGGTTTTCCCGCAGGGTGGTTTGTTGGACGTGTCAAATTATTTTCTTGATGTGTTCAGTAACAGTCAGCAAGTGGTAATCTTTCGGATTCGTACAGGTATCACGCAAAAGGAAGAATAAAAAGAGAGCCGATAAGAATTCTATTAATTTCTAGTGTTCTGCTAATTAAGCTTCTGTTCACTGCAACGGTAGCATATCTATGGAACTATCGATGTAGAGCAGTTTCCGGTTAAAAAAGAATTTGTGACTGAGAAAAAATGGGTGGACAGAAGTTCCAGTACGATGAAAGCGGTGCAACGTTTTTCTATTTCATCCTCTCGTTTCTGGCACTGATACTAATCCCGGCTACATTTTATTTCTGGCCCCGCAAGAAAAAAGAAGGTACGTTACGTTTCGGATCTAACCAAAATATCAACAATCAGTCTCTGTTGATTCTTGAACTACgatagaagagaaaaaaactcATCTGCTGGTACCTACCAAAGAGAAATTAACAGTTATGTTTTCACTTTTCTTATTTTCCTTATTGCCGTCTGCTTCTATTCGCAAACGACGTTTGTCGTGGGCTTTTGTGAATGGTTGAAAATTAGATCTATGTTTCAACTCGAGTGAACAAACCGCGTGGAACGATTACTAATACATATTTTATTTGCGTTTAGTGTGTCTAACGTTGCATTTAATTTAAACATCTCATTCAATATCAATATATTCCAGATCCTGAGCGTTTCAAAGCGGAATGTCAGTGCGAATCATGCATACAAAAACGTATACTAATCTCACATTCCGACCCGTACAAGGGTGTGAAAGCGTTCATCACCAAAGTAGCCATTATTGGAGGCTGGGCACTGCTCGCATTTCTCACATACAAAGTGTCCCAGTTTGATTATGAAATGTCCAACTTCGATCCATACGAAATTTTGGGTGTGCCGCTTGGCTCCTCCCAAAAGGATATTAAGAAAGCTTACCGCACCCTGTCAGTAATACTGCATCCAGATAAGGAAACCGGTGACGAGAAGGCATTTATGAAGCTTACCAAAGCCTATCAGGCTCTGACGGATGAAGAAGCGCGAAAGAATTGGGAGAAATACGGCAATCCGGACGGTCCTGGGGCGACATCGTTCGGTATCGCGCTACCCTCGTGGATCGTCGAAAAGGAGAATTCCGTTTGGGTGCTCGGATTGTACGCGCTGGTATTCATGGTAGCACTGCCAACCGTTGTCGGTACCTGGTGGTACCGATCGATTCGTTACAGTGGCGATAAGGTACTGCTCGATACAACCCAGATGTACTTCTACTTCTTCCACAAAACGCCGCATATGGCACTGAAACGCGTGGTGATGATTCTGGCCGCTAGTTTGGAATTTGACAAACGGCACAACACACAAGTCGTCGAACGTCAATCGGATAACGAGGAGGTTCCAATGGTAAGGGATTTAAGAAACAAAAGGTTTTTTATTGTTTGTTAACAACCGTTATTTTACTTTGTTACAGCTCATTAAACAGTTACCAAACTTGAACGAAAAATGTAAAGAACTTCCCCTCTGCCGAATGTATTCAATTAAAGCTCGTGCTATCCTGCATGCCCATCTTAGTCGTATGCCACTGAATCCAAACACTCTTGATAAGGACCGTCagtttattgttaaaaaatgtcCCCACCTAATTCAGGAAATGGTCAGCTGTGTCAATCAATTAATCATGCTTGCGTACGCGAGGAGAAGTATGGCTTTAATATTTTGTACTAATAGCTAATtccaacaaatatatttttttcagtcTCCAAACTACCGACTATAGAAACAATAGAAAACTGCATGAAGCTATCACCGATGATTATCCAGGGGCTGTGGGAATTCAAAAACCCACTGTTACAACTTCCTCATGTAACCGATGATCATTTGCGATACTTTGTTTCTAAGAAACGTCCTATCCGGAATTTACAACAATTTGCTCAACTACCTCCAGAAGAAAGTCGAGCCGTGCTGCGTAGTTTAAGTGATTTCGAGTACGAGAATGTAGTGAAAGTGCTGGGCAAAATGCCTCTGATTGATTTCAGTGTCAAGTGCGAGGTCGTTGACGACGAAAACTCCAACGTTGTGACAGCGGGAGCAATTGTGACCGTTACGGTGGAGTTGGTGAGGCGTAGCATGAGTGAATTGTTCGGCGATGCTTCCGCCAAGGAGAAGCAGGGCATTACGTGAGTATAGAAAACACTGAATCGTATCGGGACGACGAATTGGTAACATTCGAGTTTGTTTCAGTGAGGAAAACGAAGAGGGTGCTGAAGGAGCCGAGGATGGTGCCGAAGGAGCAACGGTCAAGGAGGAaaatgccaaaaccaaaaagctCGTTTGGCAACCGAAACCCAGCAAAGGAGGTCACAAGAGTAAAAGTAAAGGTGGCGCCAACAAATCCAAGCAACAGCGACAGGCTGCCGCGGCGGCTGCAGCCGCACAAGCTCAGAATCAAGCCACCAAATCCGATAAGGTAGTGTTTGAAACTGCTTAGTAAAATTCACATTAGCAATGTATTTCATTTTTCGCTCTAGactaaaacaaatgaaaaagctCGTAAGGATGATTCGGACGCTGACAGCGGTGCAGAAAGTGACAACGACGGCAGTACAGATGAAGATAAGAAATCATCCATGGAAGATGATGACGTTGAATGGGAGAAGTAACGAAATGCAAGATATTTTTCTCTAAAAGCACATCTTATCTAGCattttatttatagattccaaCAAAAGATTAACAAACGCGAGAAGCTTGAAGGCAAATCAAAAGTGTCCCATCCGGTGCACTGTCCACTGTTTCCCGAGGTTTGCATAAACATTTGAGATACACTTCTGGTCTGATGCTGTTTACCTAGCACTACCATCATTTCAGGAAAAGTTCGAATACTGGTGGACCTACATTTGCGATCGGAAGTCCCGAACACTGCTGACGGCGCCCTATCAGGTGACCAGTCTGGTGCAGCATGAGGAAGTGCATCTCAAGTTCACAGCACCCAAATGGCCTGGCGTGTACAATTTCACCGTATGCTTACGGTCCGATTCTTACCTAGGAATGGACCAACAAGTGGACCTGAAATTGGACGTCAAGGAGGCAGCTGCTATACCCACCGAGCACCCACAGTGGGACGTAAGCGAGTCTGAATCGGACGCTAACGAGCAACAGGCAAATGAGAGCGAATTCACCACGGACTCTTCCGATGCGGAAAATGACGACAACTAAagatgcaacatatttttttccttcttcgtaCGTGTGGTATATGCTGCTGGTGGATGTGAGAGTATAAgagtttttgatttgtttttcggGTCTTTAGAACCGAACTATGTTACGGTAGATGTGACTGATAGCTAACAAAACAGGACAAGAGACACAATTTTTCTATTCAAACTTCTTCAATTACACGAACGGCAACGTATACAGAGACTATTGTGAAACGTATGAAcgtttagagaaaaaaaaacagttgaaagaAAACCTAATTTAAAGAAAGGTAGTTATTTAGTGTACAATTTTCACAAGTTCACACATACACAATCACAGAAAGAATTCTATAAACCATAGTAAATGAAAAGAAAGTGAGAACCTTGGTTCATGCAATCCGAAACATTCCGATAAGAACAAAGTATTTCAAAAAACCAAACGTTTAAATTCTTTTTCAGTACAAATTTGTGTTCACGTAACTGTTTGTATACCACTCTAGAATTTCAAAGTTTAATCtgcaaaaatgttttaaaaaaacaTTCGGATACctcttcctctctctctctcccccgCCCAGCAGGTGGAATCGGACCACTTCGACGCTAATCGACTACAGGTTTGAAGCCTGCACCCCGGACCACCGAGGTTCAGCTGGGCGTCTCGAAGCTGTACAAACTTTGTATATATAGTTAGCAATGGACAGAACAGTTCTAGCGATGAATAACATTGGATAAAACACGCCATGCTAATTGAATACAAAATACTTGCATACAAGATTTATTTTTAGATTTCCGGATACTAAACGATTACTTTGTGTTGTGTCTTTTAATGTAGTTTATTTACTCACAATATTTAGCTTAGCACAATATTTAATCCATCAAATTCAACTATAACAGATTTGATTATTGTTTATTGGTGTCACTTTGTAGAATAACTGATCTCATGAGCGGGATGAGAATCGACCCCAGGTAAGCTGCTTACAAAATTATTGATCGTAGCAATTATACTAAGAAGCGACCGATACAGTCTAAAGTTCAAATAGTTGCCTACACAAAGGCACTTATTCATTATAGCCTTTGGTGCTGCAACGTATCATAGATGTGAGATATTCTTCCGCATAATTCGTTCTCTATGCTGGCTAGTGTAACTTGAAATAATTTTCTCTGTTTGATAAGTGCCTAATCAAATGATAAGATTATGAATATTTCTGTAATCATACACAAATTAAACCCAGATTCTAGATTTTGGTTCTTTGTTATAATCATAATTATTATCGAAGAGAGATTTACATTCTCTGTTTATTGTAATGGCTCTTAGATTACAATGAACATCTTATCCTGCGAATTTCTTCGGCGTTATTGTGTCTCAGAACCGTAGCTAAAATATCCGTTAATTGCAACTTTTACAGACagaaaaaataagctgtagtttaaaataacaaaacattcAGTTGATTAttaaatttgttttatattaatttaaagaatatgattgttttggacCTATTTCTCCCTTGAACACCAACAATAGGCAGGCGCGTACCAAGAAATATTTTTCAgagggtgtttcagaacatgttgatcaattttttATACGTATAGAAATGTataaaattacttgaaaattgtttGGTTATACAGtcgtttgtttttttaattcacTTAAATGGTTGAAGACAAGAGTTTTCATaacatgcttttttttattttcggagggggtttgagcCCACGGAATGCCCTCTTGTTTACGCGCCTGACAATAGGTATATGTTTGAAAATTCTGAACTAGGCTAACGAAAATATTATTTGTTCCGgataattttattgttgaaatacacacttgattccgttgttcggtaatcaTTGGAAATAACCGATGTTTCGGTacctaaattttattttacaaaaattatgaaaacttTCACCGTACCGTCAGTTACGTTAATTTTcattacaaaattctgtaaacaattttacaattcatacagtaaatctgaatagttgccgagtacggtaaaaatcatactgtccgtATAGCAGTCTCGTACCCAGAAGGGAAGGGGGGaccgatgcgttacttttaggtaagttataaacgttacgaagcattacatgcgctgttttttgtaatttacgaagcgttacatacgttacttttttataagctATAGACGTTATTAAgcattatatgcgttactttttcgaaagttataggagttacgaagcgttacatgcgttacttattaGTAAGTTACAGACGTTACGAGGCGGTATAAACGTTAGTTTTGTTAGTTATAGacattacgaaacgttacatgcgttactttttagtaaattaCATTCGTTACATTTTGGTAAGTTATAGGAGTAACGGAGCGTCACACGCGTtaatttttttgtgagttatgacgtTATAGAGCGTTACTGGTTTGTtacaagcgttatatgcgttactttttataagtttaggcgttacatgtgttactttttatgagttatatacgttacgaagcgtaGCAAGCGTTACtagtttgtaagttacaagcgttacttttcaGTAAGTTTCATGTGTTACTCAGTGTTGCCTTTTGTAAGGTTCAAACCAGGggtgaaaataagaaaattttttgattcacaacaaataaaaatagtcagtattatcttatcataattttaaaacgaatgatttttgataagataaattttggtttaactaagaatttaaaaatgtcttcatcgtaattagtatcactgtctgattcggaatcaacatttcaacaaattttggttcgttttaatgctactctcTGTTCACTAACCAGGTTTGAAGTTTAAATGGCTaccacttacggttccggtgatataatggtataagtgacgtaatcatcAAAACTgactaccgctcaattttctcgaatatggattatccgatatcaataattttaggctcgttaggtgagtttatttcatcggtcgcatcgaaattccatgcttcgtggcgtatttgaaatttattcagcaataccgtcgtggtggagtacAGCTactaatattaacatacatgctgcgatgaataataattataatgataagaaaaacatgttcaatcacaTAGCGTGCTACGCAGCTGgttaatattaccctatttagcttgactattatacacagaagtaacaggagcgcaggattgTGCTACGCCAATTCAACCACAGCGCCTACTgcagcgctcctgttacttctgtgtataatattcaagctaaatagggtaatattaacCAGTTGATCGAATCGTCTATTTGATATTATAGAAATCGGTGataatagtagctcaaaatcactaccgattttgtgtgacggtaacaatttaatttttgttaccgaatttttcaattcacggtgttcggtttattGATTCAcgatcggaaatcttgattcacattttcgtgcgcaaaatgggcttatttccaatTCTGGTtcaaacgttacgaagcgttactttttgtaagttacaggcacTACGAAACGTGATATGTGTTATTCTGTATAAGTTCTTGGCATTACGAAACGACAAATGCGTTAATTTTTTGTGAATTGTAGACGTTAcgtgcgttactcttttgtgatTTACAGGTGttatgaagtgttacatgcgttgctGTTTTGAAAGTTAAAGgcattacgaagcattacattcgttactttaaataagttttagatattacgaagcattatatgcgttactctttggtaagttataggcgttcccGAAATCAGacacagaaacgaaaaaaaagtttgagaaatattatggggctgttgattGATCCTATGAAGCACGCAGCGGCAGGtcctacgaagcagaacagagacaaattcacataaaatggaggatgaaaccgtcgtaaacaaagacaataataataatacataaaattgtactgaaCGACCAGAAAGAGAAAATTCACCAGCATGCCTTAGttaagcaagattctgcagatgagaaagatatcctacCGCTGGATCcctcacatacttatttagggctagaaagccgaacgcaagcgcacttcgagtacatgtttggctgaatccattattataaGGCAGAGATCCGAATTATTACCCGACAATAGGCTAAAGTCAGCACGAGTGTTTCGCTGTGAAATGGCCTTACATGAAGCAAATGACAGTTAAACAGTTTAGGTTTCAATTACTTGGACATCACCCTCGTTCACCTAATTTGGCTTCATCGTACTATTATCTGTGAACAATCGTTAgtttatctccgagaaatttgtgtgagtttcgttttggaatttcagaccactactttcggaacctgaatccgaaatcagtatagccaaagtaaatttgtatgttcatctactaatatgacctataaatttagaagatgttttccgttctccacgaatcggttGTGCTACTCTatgcagtgaattgtcgtcatttaaaaTAGGAATGGAAATGATCTCAGATTATATGGCATCATCACAAGTCCTTGTGCTATAtaaatatttagaaggtcttgacatgtaatatagaaataacatgacagtaaacgtaaagaaatgttatGCAATAACGGTCTCTCGGgcacagtcacaaattttatttcaatactccataatgacagttccagtggaaaaggtTAAAGTGTCGCCGGTAAAAGGCACACCAAGAAttgggtacataagcaatcttcagtaacatcatttttttatctgagggcccctcccgaaacgaaatcctgggtacgggccttccgtatggtaaaattatcttccaattatcgaatttctattattaaaattttccgtAAGTGTATTTTCAGAAACCAAACAATTCtaagttgaaaatttgttttaagatttctaTGTAATTGGTAGTGAATtcatggttttcggaaaagtaagagtacttttgacttgaaatggtgCGGTaatcccttttccaattctatGGATGCTTTCCCTATTTCTGCTATGTGCTCCTTGAACCGAGTATctaatgttctctttgtttgtttattttatcgcaatgagaacacgaaattttttattttgtatattttgtatgTTTTCAATTTATCAGTAGGATCTTCTGTAgatcctagtaaagttttcaattAGTAATTAGTACTACTGAATACCAAATGTAACCTAAAGGAGTTTAATTTCGATTTAAGTggatgtgccaagtttgaattGAAATCAACCGatgatattcttttaaaattttctgatAGAAGGatcaaagttgtaagtgattattttttcaacgatcgtaATTTTTGatcgaggattgtttggattgagccCTCCGGATAatcattgagctttccaatttcgaagataAATTTTTTCTCTTTGATTGCCGCATTCTCGGAGGGGCAAGGCAGACccagaaatcaatcttcagttcagttgGTTACAACGCTCCGCATTTTCCATActggacgaactaggctatggtgcccaaatgaacacggtaacgaaggaggaaaccggtCTATCGTTGATAGGtttcctccagcatgtaacccaagcgacagattcctttacctTTATCTTCTACTGTAAGTTCGCCAGAAAGCTTGTCgcttgggcaggaagtgtgtgcttcacccggtAACcattcaatcattgagtcgtgcgtctgtatcgtattggtattttgtcatcctaccaactgcttctttgtcttaaatgtcctcatCGATGgaactttggaaaatttcgcattgtatccggttcggtcttggccctgcttttttatatatattttttttatgtctgCAGCGGTACTTACGATTAATACTTTGAAGTTCCtaaatcaatgtagatatgtttggtctatttacactatccattctaatctaCTCTGATTGATTCTATCTTTGTAGATGTTACGTTACGTTTCCTT comes from Malaya genurostris strain Urasoe2022 chromosome 3, Malgen_1.1, whole genome shotgun sequence and encodes:
- the LOC131436874 gene encoding translocation protein SEC63 homolog; translation: MGGQKFQYDESGATFFYFILSFLALILIPATFYFWPRKKKEDPERFKAECQCESCIQKRILISHSDPYKGVKAFITKVAIIGGWALLAFLTYKVSQFDYEMSNFDPYEILGVPLGSSQKDIKKAYRTLSVILHPDKETGDEKAFMKLTKAYQALTDEEARKNWEKYGNPDGPGATSFGIALPSWIVEKENSVWVLGLYALVFMVALPTVVGTWWYRSIRYSGDKVLLDTTQMYFYFFHKTPHMALKRVVMILAASLEFDKRHNTQVVERQSDNEEVPMLIKQLPNLNEKCKELPLCRMYSIKARAILHAHLSRMPLNPNTLDKDRQFIVKKCPHLIQEMVSCVNQLIMLAYARRISKLPTIETIENCMKLSPMIIQGLWEFKNPLLQLPHVTDDHLRYFVSKKRPIRNLQQFAQLPPEESRAVLRSLSDFEYENVVKVLGKMPLIDFSVKCEVVDDENSNVVTAGAIVTVTVELVRRSMSELFGDASAKEKQGITEENEEGAEGAEDGAEGATVKEENAKTKKLVWQPKPSKGGHKSKSKGGANKSKQQRQAAAAAAAAQAQNQATKSDKTKTNEKARKDDSDADSGAESDNDGSTDEDKKSSMEDDDVEWEKFQQKINKREKLEGKSKVSHPVHCPLFPEEKFEYWWTYICDRKSRTLLTAPYQVTSLVQHEEVHLKFTAPKWPGVYNFTVCLRSDSYLGMDQQVDLKLDVKEAAAIPTEHPQWDVSESESDANEQQANESEFTTDSSDAENDDN